One Agelaius phoeniceus isolate bAgePho1 chromosome 6, bAgePho1.hap1, whole genome shotgun sequence DNA window includes the following coding sequences:
- the FGF4 gene encoding fibroblast growth factor 4: MPLPAALLPALLLGLLWPGAVRGRSPPGRLPAGPRQRRWDAALFARSVARLPAERRDAARDGDYLLGIKRLRRLYCNVGIGFHIQVLPDGRIDGIHSENRYSLLEISPVERGVVSIFGVKSGLFVAMNSKGKLYGSAHFNDECKFKEILLPNNYNAYESRIYPGMYIALSKNGRTKKGNKVSPTMTVTHFLPRI; this comes from the exons ATGCCTCTCCCCGCGGCGCTGCTCCCGGCGCTGCTCCTCgggctgctgtggccaggggCGGTGCGTGGCCGCTCGCCCCCGGGTCGCCtccccgccgggccccgccAGCGCCGCTGGGACGCGGCGCTTTTCGCCCGCTCCGTCGCTCGCCTCCCGGCCGAGCGCCGCGATGCCGCCCGCGACGGCGACTACCTGCTGGGCATCAAGCGGCTGCGGCGCCTCTACTGCAACGTGGGCATCGGCTTCCACATCCAGGTGCTGCCCGACGGCCGCATCGATGGCATTCACAGCGAGAATCGATACA GTCTGCTGGAAATTTCTCCTGTGGAAAGAGGTGTGGTGAGCATATTTGGTGTCAAAAGCGGACTCTTCGTGGCCATGAACAGCAAAGGCAAACTCTATGGATCT GCCCATTTCAATGATGAGTGCAAATTCAAAGAGATTCTCCTGCCAAACAACTACAATGCTTATGAATCCAGGATTTATCCCGGGATGTACATAGCCCTGAGCAAAAAtggaagaacaaagaaaggCAATAAAGTATCTCCCACAATGACAGTGACACATTTTCTTCCTAGAATCTGA